The genomic region ATGAAGGCTTTGCTGCAAATTTGGGGAATGAAGGCTTCTTTTTCTTCTTCATCCCCATTTTGGGGAATAAGATGGGGAAGCTGTTGGACCTAAAAATAGCTCTATATTCCCAAAAATTGAGAATTTCAAGAAAATGAAGAAGCTGTTAGAGATGCTCTAAGTGAAAGCAAGTGCCAAAATCGAACCTAGCTAGTTGCACGTTTTCTCTTTTTGACATGCTAGTGTCAAAAAGAGATTAGAGATATGAGAAAATTTTTTTTTTTGATAAGATCGAGATATGAGAAATTCATTGTGTAGGGGCTAGGACTGTATGACATAGTCTTAGATTACAACAAAACTATTTCACAAAAGTCAAGAACTCTAATTAAATTACTCTTATGATCCATTGTGAATCGTTCCTCCCGAGCTCTTTGCTTCAATTTTTATAATTTCTGCCTCCCACTTAAATCCGAATTAGTAGCTAGTAGGATGACCAATTCGGTTTACAATTTGTAACTTTCACTAATTTTCAGAATTTCAGGTGTCAATTTGAGAATAAATTCCTTCTAGGTATCAATTATGCCAAACAAAAAGAAAAGAAAAAAAGGGTATATTTCTTGAAATTGATTGGCACTTAGGTCTGTGACGGCGTAAACACCCACAGTACGGTGAGACCAACATTCCCTCGCCGCCCAATACAAATCCTTCTATCCTATCTATGCCACACATCCCCACATCATATGACACATCCTTTCCCCCCTACCGTGGCGTTAACGGAAACTATGTGCGCACTACGCACCCCGCTCATTTTAATCCCACAATTAAAAAAAACCTAAATCCCCAAAACGACGTCGTCCCTCGCCCATTTCTCCTCTCCTCAGCTCATAAAGACTCCACCTTTCCTTTTGACTGTAACAACCCTTCATCTCCAACCCTCACAACTTCAACCCCAGAATTAGCTCAGAGCCCTGAACAAGTAGCCCTAACTGGTTCACAACGGAGAGAGAGAAAGCTTCCATCTTTGACCTAATGTCGGTGGAGAGGTCCTTCGAGGCCTGGGAGGAGGTGCAGCGCCACGGCCAGGACTTGGCCGATCGGCTCGCGCAGGGCTTCACCGGCCTGATTCAGACCCACATCAATACGCCGTCGTTTCCCTGGCCGAGTTCGCAGAACCCGAAGCTGTTCGACCTCGAGTTCCCGACCCAGAGCTTCGGGAAGCGGCGGGACTTCGTCGGCGTGGCGGCGGCGCGGAGCAGCGGGAACGGGATCAATGGGGTTTCGGCGATTTTGGATATAGGGAATAGGATTGGGCAGGCCGGGGCGGAGTTCGGGGCGGGGTTGGATGGGATGGTGCAGCAGTTCTTTAGGAGCTTGCCGGTGCCGTTTCGGCATGAGGAGAGCGGCGTTGTGGCGGTGAGGGTTGATAAGGAGAAGGTGAAGAATATGAGGGTGAGTGGGAAGGAGGAGCTGGGGGTTTCGGTGAGGGATAATAGGGGTGTGGAGAGTGATAGTGGGGCTGATGGCTTTGTGGATGAGGAGCTTGCTGGCTTGAATTTAAGGTCTGCTGGGCTTTTGGGTAGACCACAGGTATATCTTTTTCAATGAACTTGCTCTTGCGGTTTATGTTCGTGTTTAATTAGGTGAAAATTGCAATTCATATCGGTTTTACAATCAGTAGTAGAGGAATTTCATGTGGAGAATGTCATTGATTAATCACATGGAGCTTGCGCAACTGAATTTTGCTCATGGTTATCTTGTATTTGGTTTGGAATAAGATTTAGGTTCATAGGATTTCTAATAGGGGAGTTCTTGTTGTTGCTATAACTAGAGGTGAAGAGGTTTGAGAGAGCGCGTATAAGTTATGTAAGTTGATAATTATTAGGACTTGATATGAGTTTCTCATTCTTGTCAAAATTGTCGTGGAGGCAAGGTTCAGTGGATACTGAGAGTTTTTAGATGCTTTGTTTTAATTGATGGTTCATTTGGGTGCAGGGCATCTTAAATACTTCAACAACTTACGATAGTAGAACACATGAGCTAGAAAGCTCTTTGGTTGCAAGGGGAGATTTGTGGAGAGTAGAGGCTTCTCAAGGCAGTTCAACGTCTAGAAATGGCAATTCATCGCTCTTTCTTGTTCAGCTTGGACCGGTACTTTTTGTTCGTGATGCAACTCT from Fragaria vesca subsp. vesca linkage group LG3, FraVesHawaii_1.0, whole genome shotgun sequence harbors:
- the LOC101291800 gene encoding uncharacterized protein LOC101291800, which gives rise to MSVERSFEAWEEVQRHGQDLADRLAQGFTGLIQTHINTPSFPWPSSQNPKLFDLEFPTQSFGKRRDFVGVAAARSSGNGINGVSAILDIGNRIGQAGAEFGAGLDGMVQQFFRSLPVPFRHEESGVVAVRVDKEKVKNMRVSGKEELGVSVRDNRGVESDSGADGFVDEELAGLNLRSAGLLGRPQGILNTSTTYDSRTHELESSLVARGDLWRVEASQGSSTSRNGNSSLFLVQLGPVLFVRDATLLLPVHLSKQHLLWYGYDRKNGLHSLCPAVWSKHRRWLLMSMLCLNPLACSFVDLQFPNGQFTYVSGEGLTTSAFLPLCGGLLQAQGQYPGEMRFSYSRKNKWGTRITPMVQWPDKSFTLGLSQALAWQTSGLMVRPTLQCSLFPTLGGSNPGLRAELIHSVKEQLSLICGCSFTAHPSAFASVAVGRSKWNGNVGGPGIVLRADTPLTNVGRPYFSVQINSGIEF